The following are encoded together in the Lactuca sativa cultivar Salinas chromosome 1, Lsat_Salinas_v11, whole genome shotgun sequence genome:
- the LOC111890898 gene encoding protein DETOXIFICATION 43, protein MAEVGVVLPTQTKWKHPIFVFFKDLRLVLKLDSLGKEILFIAAPAAMALAADPIASLIDTAFIGHIGPVEIAAVGVAISIFNQVSKVAIFPLVSITTSFVAEEETIERISKKEGKEFVHDDPKLENLENGPTKNDEQKEFVPDFPESPGKHTTVTGSITNKSKLKNQKRNIPSASTALLFGAVLGLLETIFLVLLAEPFLSLMGVKSGSPMLLPAHKYLTLRSLGAPAVLLSLAMQGIFRGFKDTKTPLYATVVGDVANIILDPILIFVCNLGVSGAAIAHVLSQYLISVILLVKLMQQVDLLPPSLKALQFSRFLKNGFYLLFKVIAATVCVTLAASLAARLGATTMAAFQICLQVWLTSSLISDGLAVAGQAIIASSFAEKNYEKATAAAVRVLQLGFIMGLGMALLVGFGLQFGSGVFTKDINVKHIIAIGVPFVAGTQPINSIAFVFDGVNFGVSDFAYSAYSMILVAVGSIGSLLALYNAAGFVGIWIALSIFMGLRVIVGIWRMGTGTGPWSFLRN, encoded by the exons ATGGCCGAAGTTGGTGTTGTGCTTCCAACTCAGACAAAGTGGAAACATCCGATCTTTGTTTTCTTCAAAGATCTTAG GCTTGTCCTCAAGCTGGACTCCCTCGGAAAGGAAATACTTTTTATTGCTGCACCTGCAGCCATGGCATTAGCTGCTGATCCAATAGCTTCCTTAATTGATACGGCATTCATTGGTCATATAG GTCCAGTAGAAATTGCAGCTGTTGGAGTAGCTATTTCCATTTTCAATCAAGTATCAAAAGTAGCCATCTTCCCACTTGTTAGTATTACCACTTCCTTTGTGGCTGAAGAAGAGACTATTGAAAGAATATCTAAAAAGGAAGGAAAAGAATTCGTCCATGATGACCCCAAACTCGAAAATTTGGAAAACGGTCCAACAAAAAATGACGAGCAAAAGGAGTTCGTACCAG atttcCCAGAAAGTCCAGGCAAGCATACAACGGTTACTGGGAGCATTACAAATAAGTCGAAGCTCAAAAACCAAAAGCGAAATATTCCTTCAGCTTCAACTGCATTGCTATTTGGTGCAGTGCTCGGTCTTCTTGAAACGATATTTCTTGTACTTCTAGCAGAACCATTTTTGAGTTTGATGGGTGTGAAATCT GGTTCTCCAATGTTGTTACCTGCACATAAGTATTTAACTCTACGTTCACTTGGAGCTCCAGCAGTTCTTCTTTCTTTGGCAATGCAAGGTATCTTCCGTGGTTTCAAGGACACTAAGACTCCATTATATGCCACTG tGGTAGGTGATGTGGCAAACATAATATTGGATCCAATTCTCATCTTTGTATGCAATTTGGGAGTTAGTGGTGCAGCGATTGCACATGTTCTTTCCCA GTACTTAATATCAGTAATATTGTTAGTTAAACTCATGCAACAAGTTGACCTACTTCCTCCAAGTCTTAAGGCTTTGCAATTCAGTCGGTTTCTTAAAAATG GTTTCTATTTGTTGTTTAAGGTAATAGCAGCGACTGTTTGTGTGACTTTGGCTGCATCATTGGCTGCAAGATTAGGTGCAACGACTATGGCTGCATTTCAAATATGCTTACAAGTGTGGTTAACATCTTCACTTATTTCTGATGGTTTAGCGGTTGCTGGACAG GCGATAATTGCTTCATCGTTTGCTGAAAAGAACTATGAGAAGGCAACAGCAGCAGCAGTTCGAGTGTTACAG TTGGGATTCATAATGGGTCTGGGAATGGCTCTTCTTGTTGGATTCGGGTTGCAATTTGGTTCTGGGGTGTTTACGAAAGACATAAATGTTAAACACATCATTGCGATAGGTGTCCCG TTCGTTGCTGGCACACAACCAATCAACTCAATTGCATTCGTATTTGATGGAGTTAACTTTGGCGTATCCGATTTTGCTTATTCTGCATATTCCATG ATCCTAGTGGCTGTAGGCAGCATCGGATCATTGCTTGCTCTATACAATGCTGCTGGTTTTGTGGGAATATGGATTGCTCTATCCATTTTCATGGGCTTACGTGTGATTGTAGGCATATGGAG GATGGGAACAGGAACAGGCCCATGGTCCTTTCTTAGAAACTAG
- the LOC128128126 gene encoding uncharacterized protein LOC128128126: protein MTFMNELRLEWMAVVSTVKAHEQFKSYSLAKVVGILKSHESEVTKEEKVVSDMGSLALISKGKCFAEEEEESDVSEYDLTSEEYAMMVTNPKKFARRKFPINKNQDWQGSYSSEKAKDEAKIISQKNEDKKESKLAGDSGYDCNYCHDMNQFAKDYMLRKLAEKRDGEDDEAYYMRKLEEIKNKKTTNSAKDEFGGVEVWSTDSEDEEVRKPTHGRAYVAKEAGSAGKCLMVSAGSSTESADEESNLTEAKCFAAKPVSEQINDCDRLIKKSYSIHSFDQSNAKLASENKIDLDNVSEFDEMSEISVEDVVDCSEFTKSETENKKPLILENSVEFARLAKNKEKKLKEKDVVYQKVQIVTNQVYAAKGVTPRQTVELIVLVEKDNAEGCKDFFWPAPIDNADETVGLSK from the exons ATGACTTTCATGAACGAACTAAGACTTGAATGGATGGCTGTGGTCTCTACCGTAaaagcgcatgagcagttcaagtcttaCTCGCTTGCAAAAGTTGTGGGAATccttaagtcccatgaaagtgaagTAACCAAAGAAGAGAAAGTGGTTTCTGATATGGGATCACTGGCCCTTATctcaaaaggaaaatgttttgcagaagaagaagaagagtcagatgTGTCTGAGTATGACCTTACAAGCGAAGAGTATGCTATGATGgtcaccaatccaaagaagtttgcaaGAAGAAAATTTCCTATCAACAAGAACCAagactggcagggaagttatagctcTGAGAAGGCGAAGGATGAAGCGAAGATCATCTCTCAAAAGAATGAAGACAAGAAGGAGAGCAAActtgcaggagactctggatacgactGCAATTACTGCCACGACATGAACCAGTTTGCCAAGGATTATATGTTAAGGAAATTGGCTGAGAAGAGAGACGGGGAAGATGATGAGGCATATTACATGCgcaagctggaagagatcaagaacaaAAAGACAACTAACAGTGCAAAAG atgagttcggtggcgtggaagtgtGGTCAACTGACTCTGAGGATGAAGAAGtaagaaagcccactcatggaagggcttatgtggcaaaggaagcAGGTTCGGCTGGGAAGTGCTTGATGGTCTCTGCTGGATcatcaaccgaaagtgcagaTGAAGAATCGAACCTGACTGAAGCCAAATGCTTTGCAGCAAAGCCTGTCAGTGAgcagatcaacgactgcgatcggttgatcaaaaag TCGTACTCTATTCACTCATTTGATCAATCCAATGCTAAATTAGCTTCTGAGAATAAAATAGACTTAGATAACGTGTCTGAATTTGATGAGATGAGTGAGATATCTGTAGAAGATGTAGTTGATTGCTCTGAGTTTACGAAGAGCGAAACTGAGAATAAGAAACCATTAATCTTAGAAAATTCGGTTGAATTTGCTCGTCTAGCAAAGAATAAGGAAAAGAAGCTCAAGGAAAAAGATGTggtttatcaaaaggttcaaattGTGACGAATCAAGTATATGCAGCTAAAGGAGTTACTCCTAGACAAACAGTAGAACTAATAGTCTTGGTGGAAAAGGACAATGCAGAAGGGTGCAAAGATTTCTTCTGGCCTGCTCCcatagataatgcagacgaaacagtaGGCTTATCAAAGTAG